A genomic stretch from Rhodomicrobium vannielii ATCC 17100 includes:
- a CDS encoding DHA2 family efflux MFS transporter permease subunit codes for MDDQVRTRRTDTSGTCPEPPSDAVKRLLPWLVAVAYFMESLDTTILNTAVPVIAKAMDVPPLSMKAVLASYTLSLAIFIPISGWMADRFGTRRVFAGAIGLFTLASLLAGLSQNMYMLIACRILQGCGGAMMVPVGRLTLVRTFDRTEFIRILSLVTIPGWIGPVIGPTVGGFMVAHLHWSFIFFVNVPIGILGLILVARYLPDYREEKRPPDIKGFLLFGAGVALMSYVLEIFGEHILTPSQTIALLAVSVALILAYGYHSLRTRWPLLELGLFRIRTFRISVSGSFFTRLGVGGVPFLLPLLYQIPLGFTPMQSGLLIMPQAIGGILAKLALSRILDRLGYRNMLTSNTIILGALLMLFATVGPYTPVWLIVLQASLYGAFSSLQYTTMNSMAYADMDQHKTSSAGSIASTAQELSISFGIAAAGLITAFFIPEHAPSREKAMMGFGLHEAFIVLGIMTILSTFIFAGLKREDGERVVHRSQVRMNRGYR; via the coding sequence ATGGACGATCAGGTAAGAACTCGTCGAACCGACACGAGTGGCACATGCCCAGAGCCGCCATCCGACGCGGTCAAGCGGCTGCTGCCGTGGCTGGTCGCGGTCGCGTATTTCATGGAATCGCTCGACACGACCATCCTCAACACGGCGGTGCCGGTGATCGCGAAAGCGATGGACGTGCCCCCGCTCAGCATGAAAGCCGTGCTGGCGAGTTACACGCTTAGTCTGGCGATTTTCATCCCGATCAGCGGTTGGATGGCGGACCGTTTCGGGACGCGCCGCGTGTTCGCGGGGGCAATCGGGCTGTTCACGCTGGCGTCTTTGCTCGCCGGGCTCTCGCAAAATATGTACATGCTCATCGCCTGCCGGATCCTTCAGGGGTGCGGCGGCGCGATGATGGTGCCCGTGGGTCGGCTGACGCTGGTGCGGACGTTCGATCGAACCGAGTTCATCCGCATCCTGAGCCTCGTCACCATTCCCGGCTGGATCGGCCCGGTCATCGGCCCGACGGTGGGCGGCTTCATGGTCGCTCACCTCCATTGGAGCTTCATATTTTTCGTGAACGTGCCGATTGGCATTCTCGGCCTTATCCTTGTCGCCCGTTATCTGCCCGATTATCGCGAAGAGAAAAGGCCACCCGACATAAAGGGCTTCCTGCTTTTCGGGGCAGGCGTCGCCTTGATGTCCTACGTGCTGGAGATCTTCGGCGAGCATATCCTGACGCCATCCCAAACCATCGCGCTTCTGGCGGTTTCCGTCGCCCTCATCCTCGCCTACGGATATCATTCGCTGCGGACACGTTGGCCGCTGCTTGAGCTTGGCCTGTTCCGCATCCGCACGTTCCGCATCTCCGTCAGCGGCAGCTTCTTCACCCGCCTCGGCGTTGGCGGCGTGCCCTTCCTTCTGCCGCTCCTCTACCAGATCCCGCTGGGCTTCACGCCGATGCAGTCGGGACTGCTCATCATGCCCCAGGCTATCGGCGGCATTCTTGCGAAGCTTGCGCTGTCCCGCATTCTCGACCGCCTCGGCTATCGCAACATGCTCACGTCGAACACGATCATTCTCGGGGCGCTCCTGATGCTGTTCGCAACCGTGGGGCCATACACCCCCGTCTGGCTCATCGTGTTGCAGGCCTCCCTCTACGGCGCGTTCAGCTCGTTGCAGTATACGACGATGAACAGCATGGCCTATGCCGATATGGACCAGCACAAGACAAGCAGCGCGGGCTCGATTGCAAGCACCGCTCAGGAACTTTCCATCAGTTTCGGCATCGCGGCGGCGGGGCTTATCACGGCGTTCTTCATTCCAGAACATGCGCCTTCGCGTGAAAAGGCAATGATGGGCTTCGGTCTTCACGAAGCCTTCATCGTCCTCGGGATCATGACGATTCTATCGACCTTCATCTTCGCCGGATTGAAAAGAGAAGACGGAGAACGCGTCGTCCATCGCAGTCAGGTTCGCATGAATCGTGGCTATCGCTGA
- a CDS encoding PHA/PHB synthase family protein, whose translation MSDKRQKGDKREAASGPAPSRPLPGLQSPEQFATNLLRAFEASGQAVAKIYEDKDKRSGAFTVAGGMADIGKIFAPIAQYWMNDPQKLAAAQAKLNEDLIDLWGRTYQRFLGEEVKPLIEPAPSDPRFKDKEWSDNAFFDFLKQAYLLTGKWAGDLVENASTVDKHAKMRADFYLNQIVTALSPSNFPFTNPEVIRTTVSTGGQNLAEGMQHLVEDLNQSGELLRIRQTDMSAFEVGKNLAVTPGKVVYQNDIMQLIQYTPSTESVYRVPLMIVPPWINKYYILDLTPPKSFIKWVVDQGFTVFVVSWVNPDASLASKSFENYMREGVLDATEAVLRITGEPRTNAVGYCVGGTLLASTLAYMAATGDDRIASATFLAAQTDFSHAGDLLVFIDDEQLKALDEVMAERGFLDGARMSAVFNMLRPRDLIWPYIVNNYLLGKQPFPFDLLYWNADSTRMPPANHSFYLREFYRDNKLARGLLSLGGVPLDLSRVTIPIYELATREDHIAPAQSVLVGSKLFGGPVRFVLAGSGHIAGVVNPTSRSKYQHWILEDGDPKSIPTVDAFVARAKEYAGSWWPDYAKWLGALAGDKVPPREPGGNGYAPIEDAPGSYVRAGA comes from the coding sequence ATGTCAGACAAGCGTCAAAAAGGCGACAAGCGAGAAGCCGCAAGCGGCCCGGCGCCATCCAGACCTTTGCCGGGCCTTCAGTCTCCGGAGCAATTCGCGACGAACCTTCTTCGCGCCTTCGAGGCAAGCGGGCAGGCCGTCGCGAAAATCTACGAGGACAAGGACAAGCGCTCTGGAGCTTTCACGGTTGCGGGCGGAATGGCGGACATCGGCAAGATTTTCGCGCCGATCGCGCAATATTGGATGAACGATCCGCAGAAGCTTGCCGCAGCCCAGGCGAAGCTTAACGAGGATCTCATCGATCTTTGGGGGCGAACCTATCAGCGTTTCCTTGGCGAAGAGGTCAAGCCGCTGATCGAGCCGGCTCCCAGCGATCCGCGCTTCAAGGACAAGGAGTGGTCCGATAACGCGTTTTTCGATTTCCTGAAGCAGGCCTATCTCCTGACCGGAAAATGGGCGGGCGATCTCGTCGAAAACGCGTCGACCGTCGATAAACATGCGAAGATGCGCGCGGATTTTTATCTGAACCAGATCGTGACCGCGCTTTCGCCCTCGAATTTCCCGTTCACCAATCCGGAGGTGATCCGCACCACGGTTTCGACCGGAGGGCAGAACCTCGCCGAGGGGATGCAGCACCTCGTCGAAGATCTGAACCAGTCGGGCGAGCTTCTCCGCATCCGACAGACCGACATGTCGGCGTTCGAGGTGGGCAAGAATCTCGCCGTCACGCCGGGGAAGGTCGTCTACCAAAACGACATCATGCAGCTCATCCAGTACACGCCGTCGACCGAGAGCGTGTATCGCGTGCCGCTGATGATTGTGCCTCCGTGGATCAACAAATATTACATCCTCGACCTGACGCCGCCGAAGTCTTTCATCAAATGGGTCGTCGATCAGGGTTTCACAGTCTTTGTGGTTTCCTGGGTCAATCCGGACGCGAGCCTTGCTTCGAAATCGTTCGAGAATTACATGCGCGAGGGCGTGCTCGACGCGACCGAGGCGGTGCTTCGAATCACGGGCGAGCCGCGCACCAACGCGGTCGGCTATTGCGTCGGCGGCACGCTGCTCGCTAGCACGCTCGCCTATATGGCCGCGACCGGCGACGACCGCATCGCCTCGGCCACATTCCTCGCGGCGCAAACCGATTTCAGCCACGCAGGCGATCTGCTCGTCTTCATCGACGACGAGCAATTGAAGGCGCTCGACGAAGTGATGGCGGAACGCGGCTTCCTCGACGGCGCGCGTATGTCGGCGGTTTTCAATATGCTCCGCCCGCGTGACCTCATCTGGCCCTACATCGTCAACAATTACCTGCTCGGCAAGCAGCCGTTCCCGTTCGACCTTCTTTACTGGAACGCGGATTCGACGCGCATGCCGCCCGCGAACCACAGCTTCTACCTGCGCGAGTTCTATCGTGACAACAAGCTCGCGCGTGGGCTTCTGTCGCTCGGCGGCGTGCCGCTCGACCTGTCCCGCGTGACGATCCCGATCTATGAACTCGCCACGCGTGAGGACCACATCGCGCCCGCGCAGTCGGTGCTTGTCGGCTCGAAGCTGTTCGGCGGGCCGGTACGCTTCGTGCTGGCCGGGTCGGGGCACATCGCGGGCGTCGTCAACCCCACCAGCCGGTCGAAATACCAGCACTGGATCCTTGAGGACGGCGATCCGAAATCGATCCCGACCGTCGACGCGTTCGTGGCGCGCGCGAAGGAATATGCGGGTTCGTGGTGGCCGGATTACGCGAAGTGGCTCGGCGCGCTTGCCGGCGACAAGGTTCCGCCGCGCGAACCCGGCGGCAACGGCTACGCGCCCATCGAGGACGCGCCGGGATCCTACGTGCGCGCGGGGGCGTAG
- the lexA gene encoding transcriptional repressor LexA, with protein MLTPKQKQLLLYINERIEATGVPPSFDEMKEALHLKSKSGIHRLIMALEERGFIRRLPHRARALEVMKMPERRVGFEADRRRGFMPTVIEGARRSSFEEAPQAPFIRDRDDGGISVPVMGRIAAGVPRSAIEDHSHVLVMPPEYLSTGDHFALEVRGDSMIEAGIQEGDTVVLKKTAAAESGDIVVALIDDEEATLKRLRKRGQSIALEPANPAYETRIFGPDRVKIQGKLVALLRRF; from the coding sequence ATGCTGACACCGAAGCAAAAGCAACTCCTTCTCTATATCAACGAGCGCATTGAAGCGACCGGCGTTCCTCCGTCGTTCGACGAAATGAAGGAGGCGCTGCACCTCAAATCCAAGTCTGGTATTCATCGCCTCATCATGGCGCTGGAAGAGCGCGGCTTCATCCGACGGCTTCCGCACCGCGCTCGCGCGCTTGAGGTGATGAAGATGCCGGAGCGCCGCGTCGGGTTTGAAGCCGACCGAAGGCGAGGCTTCATGCCAACCGTGATCGAGGGGGCGCGCCGCTCGTCTTTCGAAGAAGCACCGCAGGCTCCTTTCATCCGCGACCGTGACGATGGCGGCATTTCGGTTCCCGTCATGGGCCGCATCGCGGCGGGCGTGCCCCGCTCGGCCATCGAGGACCACAGCCACGTTCTCGTCATGCCGCCCGAATACCTTTCGACGGGCGATCATTTCGCGCTTGAAGTACGCGGCGATTCGATGATTGAGGCCGGCATTCAAGAGGGCGATACCGTCGTTCTGAAAAAGACGGCGGCTGCCGAGAGCGGGGATATCGTGGTCGCGCTCATCGACGACGAGGAGGCCACGCTGAAGCGGCTTCGCAAGCGTGGACAATCGATTGCTCTCGAACCCGCCAACCCGGCTTACGAGACACGGATTTTCGGTCCAGACCGCGTGAAAATCCAAGGCAAGCTGGTCGCGCTCCTGCGACGATTTTAA
- a CDS encoding ATP-grasp domain-containing protein: MAVDVALILGYDALGEVVPAIQAAKAAALIPIVVLNRGGADYSDWLPEALILRSGNVNRDHRALVDEIRRMGRVLGGGRIHVRAILNGQDRMWLCYLDLRRAFPSAAGVPPSLIVKTSVKPNLRFLLRNSEHHVPYVLLPRRYIERPGKFPPLRALAERSGRLIVKPVVGSGGFGVTHVENDDAFERNLGRAAEKALALQRGMFGDRVAAPFLEFACRRPVNDFVLVEAYIEGTERSMEGFATSDGGIAYFVAQRKTRRVEEPVFRDLEYLVSNNHPNEKAMECVSSLLRVLEFEHSPFHIELKGSARMKPVEFNPRVGGGSIADLVASIHAVNLHELGIKAVLDKVRVNRSFVTVVVQPERSGRVRRYRGIDKVRQQTDCVFVRKLVPEGGEIDRMDREAYLVEFCVSGKTCGAAQRRANELLGWIGVEIE, from the coding sequence ATGGCTGTGGATGTGGCCCTGATACTTGGCTACGACGCGCTTGGCGAGGTTGTCCCCGCGATCCAGGCGGCCAAGGCAGCGGCTCTGATACCGATCGTGGTCCTTAACCGCGGCGGTGCCGATTACAGCGACTGGCTGCCCGAGGCGCTGATCCTGCGGTCGGGCAACGTGAACCGCGATCACCGCGCGCTGGTCGACGAAATCCGCCGCATGGGGCGCGTCCTCGGCGGCGGGCGCATCCACGTCAGGGCCATCCTCAACGGGCAGGACCGTATGTGGCTCTGCTACCTCGATCTTCGGCGAGCGTTTCCCTCAGCCGCCGGGGTTCCGCCCTCGCTCATCGTCAAGACATCGGTGAAGCCCAATTTGCGGTTCCTTTTGCGGAATTCCGAACATCACGTTCCCTATGTTCTCCTGCCGCGCCGATACATCGAACGGCCGGGCAAATTTCCGCCGTTGCGCGCTTTGGCCGAGCGGAGCGGCCGCCTGATCGTGAAGCCCGTGGTCGGCTCGGGCGGATTCGGCGTGACCCATGTCGAAAACGACGATGCGTTCGAGCGCAATCTCGGGCGCGCCGCCGAGAAAGCGCTGGCCTTGCAGCGCGGCATGTTCGGGGACAGGGTCGCCGCGCCCTTTCTGGAGTTCGCCTGCCGTCGCCCGGTGAACGACTTCGTGCTTGTCGAGGCCTATATCGAAGGCACGGAACGGAGCATGGAAGGCTTCGCTACTTCGGACGGCGGCATCGCGTATTTCGTGGCGCAACGGAAGACGAGGAGGGTGGAGGAGCCGGTTTTCCGCGACCTCGAATATCTCGTCAGCAACAATCATCCGAATGAAAAGGCCATGGAGTGCGTTTCGTCGCTCCTTCGCGTTCTGGAATTCGAGCATTCGCCCTTTCATATCGAACTGAAGGGATCGGCCAGGATGAAGCCGGTCGAGTTCAATCCAAGGGTTGGCGGCGGCTCGATTGCAGACCTTGTCGCTTCGATTCACGCGGTCAATCTGCATGAGCTTGGCATCAAGGCCGTGCTCGACAAGGTTCGCGTCAACCGGAGCTTCGTTACCGTCGTGGTGCAGCCGGAAAGGTCGGGCAGGGTGAGGCGCTACCGCGGGATCGACAAGGTGCGGCAACAGACCGACTGCGTTTTCGTCAGGAAGCTTGTGCCTGAGGGGGGCGAAATCGACCGGATGGACCGCGAAGCCTATCTCGTCGAATTTTGCGTGTCGGGGAAGACCTGCGGCGCCGCTCAACGCAGAGCCAACGAATTGTTGGGTTGGATCGGCGTCGAGATCGAATAG
- the parC gene encoding DNA topoisomerase IV subunit A: MADETILAPPPIEPIRLKDALEERYLAYALSTIMHRALPDVRDGLKPVHRRLLFAMRQLKLDPAGGFKKCARVVGDVIGKYHPHGDQSVYDALVRLAQSFSQRYPLVDGQGNFGNIDGDNAAAMRYTEARMTAIAAALLDGIDEDTVDFRETYDGEEEEPVVLPAAFPNLLANGSSGIAVGMATSIPPHNADEVCDAALYLIKHPKASVETLLTYLPGPDFPTGGVLVDDTAGLVEAYRTGRGSFRLRARWHTEDTGRGGYQIIVTEIPYGVQKSRLIEKMADLLQAKKLPLLGDIDDESAEDIRIVIEPKSRNVDAALLMEQLFRLTELEARIPLNMTVLSKGQVPQVLGLAQVLQEWLDHRRVVLRRRSEHRLREIDHRLEVLGGLLIAYLNLDEVIRIIRNEDEPKPALIARFALTDVQAEAILNMRLRSLRKLEEIEIRAENDRLTTEREGLVELLGSDEMQWDRISAEIKGIKKQFGKATPLGKRKTVTAALPDIDVAVEEALIDKEPVTVVLSEKGWIRALKGHDGDLAKLTFKTDDVLKVAIKAQTTDKIVLFATNGKFYTLEASELPGGRGQGEPVRLMIDLDEADELLETFVHKPGRKLVVASSVGNGFVVTEDEVVAQTRKGKQVLNLGDGERALLCRPAEGDAVAVVGENRRLLVFPLAELNELTRGRGVRLQKYKDGGLADVQVFTAATGLKLSDTSGRVRTVTELDEFKGARAAAGSAVPKGWPKSGRFGLTGFETA; encoded by the coding sequence ATGGCCGACGAAACGATTCTCGCACCCCCCCCCATCGAGCCGATCCGGCTGAAGGACGCGCTCGAAGAGCGCTACCTCGCCTACGCGCTCTCCACCATCATGCATCGCGCGTTGCCCGACGTCCGCGACGGCCTGAAGCCGGTGCACCGCCGCCTGCTGTTCGCGATGCGACAATTGAAGCTCGACCCGGCGGGCGGCTTCAAGAAATGCGCGCGCGTCGTAGGCGACGTGATCGGTAAATATCACCCACACGGCGATCAGTCGGTCTACGACGCGTTGGTGCGCCTCGCGCAGAGCTTCTCGCAGCGCTACCCGCTCGTCGACGGGCAGGGCAATTTCGGCAATATCGACGGCGATAACGCGGCCGCGATGCGGTACACCGAAGCGCGCATGACGGCCATCGCGGCCGCGCTGCTCGACGGCATCGACGAGGACACGGTCGATTTTCGCGAGACCTACGACGGCGAGGAAGAGGAACCGGTGGTGCTGCCCGCCGCCTTCCCGAACCTGCTCGCGAACGGTTCGTCGGGCATCGCGGTCGGTATGGCAACGTCGATCCCGCCGCACAACGCCGACGAGGTTTGCGACGCGGCGCTTTATCTCATCAAGCACCCGAAGGCGAGCGTCGAGACGCTGCTCACCTATCTGCCGGGGCCGGACTTCCCGACCGGCGGCGTGCTCGTGGACGACACGGCGGGCCTCGTTGAAGCCTACCGCACGGGGCGCGGCTCGTTCCGCCTGCGCGCGCGCTGGCATACCGAGGACACGGGGCGCGGCGGCTATCAGATCATCGTCACCGAAATCCCCTATGGCGTGCAGAAGTCGCGGCTTATCGAGAAGATGGCCGACCTGCTTCAGGCGAAGAAGCTGCCGCTGCTCGGCGACATCGACGACGAAAGCGCCGAGGACATCCGCATTGTCATCGAGCCGAAATCACGCAACGTGGACGCGGCGCTGCTTATGGAGCAGCTTTTCCGCCTGACCGAGCTTGAGGCGCGCATCCCGCTCAACATGACGGTGCTGTCGAAGGGGCAGGTGCCGCAGGTGCTGGGCCTCGCGCAGGTGCTTCAGGAGTGGCTCGACCATCGCCGCGTCGTGCTGCGCCGCCGCTCCGAGCATCGGTTGCGCGAAATCGATCACCGGCTCGAAGTGCTGGGCGGCCTGCTCATCGCCTATCTGAACCTCGACGAAGTGATCCGCATCATCCGTAACGAGGACGAGCCGAAGCCGGCGTTGATCGCGCGCTTCGCGCTGACCGACGTGCAGGCCGAAGCGATCCTCAACATGCGGCTGCGGTCGCTGCGCAAGCTCGAAGAGATCGAAATCCGCGCCGAGAACGATCGCCTCACGACGGAGCGCGAAGGGCTGGTCGAGCTTCTGGGCTCCGACGAGATGCAATGGGACAGGATTTCGGCCGAGATCAAGGGCATCAAGAAGCAGTTCGGCAAGGCGACGCCGCTCGGCAAACGGAAGACCGTCACCGCGGCGCTGCCGGACATCGACGTGGCCGTCGAGGAAGCGCTGATCGACAAGGAGCCGGTGACGGTTGTGCTGTCGGAGAAGGGCTGGATCCGCGCGCTGAAGGGCCATGACGGCGATCTCGCCAAGCTTACCTTCAAGACGGACGATGTGCTGAAGGTCGCGATCAAGGCGCAGACGACGGACAAGATCGTGCTGTTCGCCACCAACGGGAAATTCTACACGCTCGAAGCGAGCGAGCTTCCGGGCGGGCGCGGGCAGGGGGAGCCAGTGCGTCTCATGATCGATCTGGACGAGGCGGACGAACTGCTTGAAACCTTCGTGCACAAGCCGGGCCGCAAGCTCGTCGTGGCGTCGAGTGTGGGCAACGGCTTCGTTGTGACCGAGGATGAGGTCGTCGCGCAGACGCGCAAGGGCAAGCAGGTGCTGAACCTCGGCGATGGCGAGCGCGCTCTGTTGTGTCGCCCGGCGGAAGGGGATGCGGTGGCCGTGGTCGGCGAGAACCGCCGGTTGCTCGTGTTCCCGCTCGCCGAGCTGAACGAATTGACGCGCGGTCGCGGCGTTCGCCTCCAGAAATACAAGGATGGCGGCCTCGCCGATGTGCAGGTGTTCACGGCGGCGACGGGCCTCAAGCTCAGCGATACGTCAGGGCGTGTTCGCACCGTGACCGAACTGGACGAGTTCAAGGGCGCGCGCGCGGCTGCTGGCTCGGCCGTACCGAAGGGCTGGCCGAAATCGGGCCGCTTCGGGCTGACGGGGTTCGAAACCGCCTGA
- a CDS encoding sensor histidine kinase, with protein MRLPSLRPRFSLGTRIAITTLIALIAVQALNSAVFFLMPRPPVTVYSARWLIAEVTETTRAVFAVPEAERQVAAREFATRTGLEIRWHPREMAPPPPPPDFPLTGRRSFHERIRATLASELDGSGTGVIITSRGPPSFPRLEPGETRFVPPEFMKAMRTGPLEPGEGDLPLFGDFEIVMQGINGDTLTIGPNRPPRFAPFFDPRMASILCAILLVVILSAITSRRVLAPLSRLVDAAQRLGRTRDPVPIDTTNLNEFTVVAEALNDMQDRIKRFIDERTQMLAAISHDLRSSLTGLRLDAERLQDGGTKDDLIAAMEEMERMISATLTFAGDDLKGERAERVDLAAMLISLCDTFSDRGRPAEYEGPDHAFLICQPTAMKRVFANLIDNAVKYGSRAEVRLAAKEDGVEVTVADHGPGIPPGKTEIAFQPFRRLEDSRCPETGGVGLGLAIARDIVRAHGGEIALANRREGGLRVRVWLPAASAS; from the coding sequence CGCGGTGCAGGCGCTGAACTCGGCCGTCTTTTTCCTGATGCCGCGCCCGCCCGTAACGGTTTACAGCGCGCGCTGGCTCATAGCCGAAGTGACCGAAACGACGCGCGCCGTCTTCGCCGTTCCCGAGGCGGAGCGGCAGGTCGCCGCAAGAGAATTCGCAACCCGCACCGGCCTCGAAATCCGCTGGCACCCGCGCGAAATGGCCCCGCCGCCCCCTCCGCCCGACTTTCCGCTCACCGGACGCCGCTCGTTCCATGAAAGGATCCGCGCGACCCTTGCCAGCGAACTCGACGGATCGGGCACGGGCGTCATCATCACGAGCCGAGGCCCGCCGTCATTTCCGAGGCTGGAGCCTGGCGAAACGCGCTTCGTTCCCCCGGAGTTCATGAAGGCGATGCGGACCGGCCCCCTTGAACCCGGGGAGGGCGATCTTCCGCTGTTCGGCGATTTCGAGATCGTCATGCAGGGCATTAACGGCGACACGCTCACGATCGGGCCGAACCGCCCGCCGCGATTCGCACCCTTCTTCGATCCGAGGATGGCGAGCATCCTGTGTGCCATCCTGCTTGTGGTGATTCTGTCCGCGATAACGTCGCGCCGTGTCCTCGCTCCGCTCAGCCGACTCGTGGATGCCGCCCAGCGTCTCGGCCGCACGCGCGACCCGGTTCCAATCGACACGACCAATCTGAACGAGTTCACCGTCGTCGCCGAGGCGCTGAATGACATGCAGGACCGCATCAAGCGCTTCATCGACGAACGAACGCAGATGCTTGCCGCGATCTCGCATGACCTGCGCTCCTCGCTCACCGGCCTTCGCCTGGATGCCGAGCGGCTGCAGGACGGCGGGACCAAGGACGACCTCATCGCCGCCATGGAGGAGATGGAGCGGATGATTTCGGCGACGCTCACCTTCGCCGGCGACGACCTCAAGGGCGAGCGCGCCGAACGCGTGGATCTCGCGGCGATGCTCATCAGCCTGTGCGATACGTTCTCCGACCGCGGCCGCCCCGCCGAGTATGAGGGACCGGATCACGCCTTTCTCATCTGCCAGCCGACCGCGATGAAACGCGTCTTCGCCAACCTGATCGATAATGCGGTGAAGTACGGCAGCCGCGCGGAGGTTCGGCTGGCGGCGAAGGAGGACGGCGTCGAGGTGACGGTGGCCGATCACGGGCCGGGCATTCCGCCGGGCAAGACGGAGATCGCCTTCCAGCCGTTCCGCCGCCTCGAAGATTCCCGCTGCCCCGAGACGGGCGGCGTCGGCCTCGGCCTCGCCATCGCGCGGGACATCGTGCGAGCCCATGGCGGCGAAATCGCACTGGCGAACAGGCGCGAAGGCGGCCTCAGGGTGCGGGTGTGGCTCCCTGCCGCCAGCGCGTCGTAG